Proteins found in one Salminus brasiliensis chromosome 13, fSalBra1.hap2, whole genome shotgun sequence genomic segment:
- the znf592 gene encoding zinc finger protein 592 isoform X3, whose translation MGDMKTPDFDDLLAAFDIPDATSLDAKEVVQESQDDAEGHLKHPELCMDTTVSVPHPVTALDAPAVSVIVKNTNLQDSFEPLIEKKSSQFLLLNGFKNSSCSLETHLAGHSDYTVLDTSSLNGNCSCSFLGKNPVVYNTEKGPPLSKSNFSPVSNSESEDILSNGINSHGDSYFPNDSLFMSLDTSMSDSHGNSQAYCLIDKSHKKEPGCKIVDSSSSVPDMFQMGGGRSEFIKNLLEKTCGPVDDCTDDTGTSAYPSPETNPSCPRTCVTTQTFLAVAHKENTKMCKVCTMLLPNKCSYRAHQRIHTQKSPFCCPECGALSHAVDFQKHVKENCLHYARKVGYSCLHCETFFMSLPLLKSHIEEKHCEVFYKCTICPVAFKSSDGCLMHVKSKHGGSEPLYQLIHKCSCETVFKKKHLLYQHLHQQTCIFRCPECTLFFIQKIALVQHFKRFHGGVFRGEQCPKFETESGSNKLNNASTNQRAKQTKTSNMAVREARNCSSSHKPSSLKNIDWNCGECALWMPDRETFFCHMKTSHGKSVKRNPCQLCERSFCSRTSLRRHIRIDHDGKVYICWYCTNERMAFTQLSMLKNHLGLMHGIKNLDISHMANLVAEETSMGLGSKRSAAKNSGEGGDSVTSNTTPSKHLKTLFRCSKCGLTTGDLGQFQEHIPQHKTDAETPQCQHCGLCFTSQVALCRHLYIVHKVKKN comes from the exons ATGGGTGACATGAAGACCCCTGATTTTGATGATCTTTTAGCTGCCTTTGACATCCCTGATGCTACCAGTCTGGATGCCAAAGAAGTTGTCCAGGAGAGTCAGGATGATGCAGAGGGCCACCTTAAACACCCAGAGTTGTGCATGGACACCACAGTGTCAGTCCCTCACCCAGTGACCGCATTGGATGCTCCAGCTGTTAGTGTAATAGTGAAAAACACTAATCTTCAGGACTCGTTTGAACCCCTTATTGAGAAAAAGAGTTCACAGTTTCTCCTGCTAAATGGATTTAAGAATTCTTCTTGCTCTCTTGAAACACATCTTGCTGGTCATAGTGATTATACCGTGTTGGATACATCATCGTTGAACGGGAACTGCTCATGTAGTTTCTTGGGAAAAAATCCTGTGGTCTACAATACAGAAAAAGGTCCTCCTCTCTCAAAGTCAAACTTTAGTCCTGTTTCCAACTCAGAGTCAGAAGACATTCTGAGCAATGGAATTAACAGTCATGGAGATTCATATTTTCCAAATGACTCGCTGTTTATGTCTTTAGACACTTCTATGTCAGACAGTCACGGAAACTCACAAGCATACTGCTTGATTGACAAAAGCCATAAAAAAGAACCTGGTTGTAAAATTGTGGACAGTTCCAGCAGTGTTCCAGACATGTTTCAGATGGGAGGTGGGAGATCAGAGTTTATAAAAAATCTGTTGGAAAAGACATGCGGTCCAGTGGATGATTGCACTGATGATACTGGAACAAGTGCATACCCATCTCCTGAAACTAATCCTTCCTGTCCTCGTACATGTGTCACGACTCAGACCTTCTTAGCGGTGGCTCATAAGGAGAACACAAAG atgtgcaaagttTGCACAATGCTGCTTCCAAACAAATGCAGCTACAGGGCCCACCAGCGAATCCACACCCAAAAGTCCCCTTTCTGCTGCCCTGAGTGTGGGGCTCTCAGTCACGCTGTGGACTTTCAGAAGCATGTAAAGGAGAATTGTCTTCACTATGCACGTAAAGTTGGCTACTC GTGCCTACATTGTGAGACATTTTTCATGTCACTTCCTCTCCTAAAAAGTCACATTGAGGAGAAGCATTGTGAGGTCTTTTATAAGTGCACCATTTGTCCTGTTGCTTTTAAGTCATCTGATGGCTGCCTCATGCATGTCAAGAGTAAGCATGGTGGCAGTGAACCTTTGTATCA GTTAATCCATAAGTGCTCCTGTGAAACTGTTTTTAAGAAGAAACATCTATTGTATCAACATCTCCATCAGCAAACATGTATATTCAGATGTCCTGAATGCACATTGTTCTTCATTCAAAAAATAGCTTTGGTGCAGCATTTCAAG AGGTTTCATGGTGGTGTCTTCAGAGGAGAACAATGCCCAAAGTTTGAGACTGAGTCAGGTTCAAATAAACTGAATAATGCGTCAACAAACCAACGGGCAAAGCAAACCAAAACCAGTAATATGGCTGTCCGAGAAGCTAGAAACTGCTCTAGTTCACACAAGCCCAGCAGTCTGAAGAACATTGACTGGAACTGTGGAGAATGTGCCCTGTGGAtgccagacagagagacatttttctgtCATATGAAGACTAGCCATGGCAAG tcGGTGAAAAGAAATCCTTGCCAGTTGTGCGAAAGGTCCTTCTGTTCCCGCACAAGTCTCAGGCGACACATTCGTATTGATCATGATGGGAAAGTTTACATATGCTG GTATTGCACAAATGAGAGGATGGCCTTCACCCAACTCTCCATGCTAAAGAACCACCTTGGTTTGATGCATGGAATCAAGAACCTAGACATCAGTCATATGGCTAATTTAGTCGCTGAAGAGACAAGCATGGGGTTG GGGTCTAAGAGATCTGCAGCAAAGAACAGTGGGGAGGGAGGAGACAGTGTAACATCAAACACCACACCTTCCAAACATCTGAAAACCCTTTTTCGCTGCTCCAAATGTGGCCTCACCACTGGGGACCTAGGACAGTTCCAAGAACACATACCTCAACACAAAACAGATGCTGAAACACCCCAGTGCCAGCACTGCGGCCTGTGCTTTACATCGCAGGTGGCACTGTGCAGGCACCTCTACATTGTGcacaaggtaaaaaaaaactga
- the znf592 gene encoding zinc finger protein 592 isoform X1 — MGDMKTPDFDDLLAAFDIPDATSLDAKEVVQESQDDAEGHLKHPELCMDTTVSVPHPVTALDAPAVSVIVKNTNLQDSFEPLIEKKSSQFLLLNGFKNSSCSLETHLAGHSDYTVLDTSSLNGNCSCSFLGKNPVVYNTEKGPPLSKSNFSPVSNSESEDILSNGINSHGDSYFPNDSLFMSLDTSMSDSHGNSQAYCLIDKSHKKEPGCKIVDSSSSVPDMFQMGGGRSEFIKNLLEKTCGPVDDCTDDTGTSAYPSPETNPSCPRTCVTTQTFLAVAHKENTKVSPKVPISPRGPRSPLEVVKRLMKQPDSPMSICIDSSGKALPAVAAGPPLAIPRVRIKTIKTSSGQMKRTVTSIFPDSEPEDLHSPFGSSPSQSSVEDAFSRMLSVCHSSDTVNEVIFENEKQGSTPPSGCASANVESLKSSKKSPNSTFRLKRSQKASKQRKVSLAQVRCSANPNYLPKALHLANLNLVPHSVAVSVTVRSSTHRQDQSQLISPTVCSSVPLVHQVKKSSPKTCGVIHSSAAGTLNRLLNYTNPVPTYVPNLTPPSDSDIKLPAHGYCCLECGDSFGLEKSLAFHYSRRSVHIEVTCTHCSKTLVFFNRCALLAHARDHKNKGMMMQCSQLFMKPIPVNEMSMPSKLDSQHEQSASQMTLGRGLVRSFRNHNAVPLYPDKIVQPLKCLECGSQMLDYIALAGHYQRSSTESEGLMCKVCTMLLPNKCSYRAHQRIHTQKSPFCCPECGALSHAVDFQKHVKENCLHYARKVGYSCLHCETFFMSLPLLKSHIEEKHCEVFYKCTICPVAFKSSDGCLMHVKSKHGGSEPLYQLIHKCSCETVFKKKHLLYQHLHQQTCIFRCPECTLFFIQKIALVQHFKRFHGGVFRGEQCPKFETESGSNKLNNASTNQRAKQTKTSNMAVREARNCSSSHKPSSLKNIDWNCGECALWMPDRETFFCHMKTSHGKSVKRNPCQLCERSFCSRTSLRRHIRIDHDGKVYICWYCTNERMAFTQLSMLKNHLGLMHGIKNLDISHMANLVAEETSMGLGSKRSAAKNSGEGGDSVTSNTTPSKHLKTLFRCSKCGLTTGDLGQFQEHIPQHKTDAETPQCQHCGLCFTSQVALCRHLYIVHKVKKN; from the exons ATGGGTGACATGAAGACCCCTGATTTTGATGATCTTTTAGCTGCCTTTGACATCCCTGATGCTACCAGTCTGGATGCCAAAGAAGTTGTCCAGGAGAGTCAGGATGATGCAGAGGGCCACCTTAAACACCCAGAGTTGTGCATGGACACCACAGTGTCAGTCCCTCACCCAGTGACCGCATTGGATGCTCCAGCTGTTAGTGTAATAGTGAAAAACACTAATCTTCAGGACTCGTTTGAACCCCTTATTGAGAAAAAGAGTTCACAGTTTCTCCTGCTAAATGGATTTAAGAATTCTTCTTGCTCTCTTGAAACACATCTTGCTGGTCATAGTGATTATACCGTGTTGGATACATCATCGTTGAACGGGAACTGCTCATGTAGTTTCTTGGGAAAAAATCCTGTGGTCTACAATACAGAAAAAGGTCCTCCTCTCTCAAAGTCAAACTTTAGTCCTGTTTCCAACTCAGAGTCAGAAGACATTCTGAGCAATGGAATTAACAGTCATGGAGATTCATATTTTCCAAATGACTCGCTGTTTATGTCTTTAGACACTTCTATGTCAGACAGTCACGGAAACTCACAAGCATACTGCTTGATTGACAAAAGCCATAAAAAAGAACCTGGTTGTAAAATTGTGGACAGTTCCAGCAGTGTTCCAGACATGTTTCAGATGGGAGGTGGGAGATCAGAGTTTATAAAAAATCTGTTGGAAAAGACATGCGGTCCAGTGGATGATTGCACTGATGATACTGGAACAAGTGCATACCCATCTCCTGAAACTAATCCTTCCTGTCCTCGTACATGTGTCACGACTCAGACCTTCTTAGCGGTGGCTCATAAGGAGAACACAAAGGTTAGTCCCAAAGTGCCTATATCACCAAGGGGCCCAAGAAGCCCTCTCGAAGTAGTTAAACGGTTAATGAAACAACCTGACAGCCCTATGAGTATATGTATTGACAGCAGTGGAAAAGCATTGCCTGCTGTGGCTGCAGGCCCACCCCTAGCCATTCCAAGAGTCagaataaaaacaatcaaaacTTCCTCTGGACAAATGAAACGGACTGTTACTAGCATATTTCCAGATTCTGAACCTGAAGATCTCCACTCACCTTTTGGGTCATCGCCATCTCAGTCATCAGTTGAGGATGCCTTTTCTAGGATGTTGTCTGTATGTCATTCCAGTGATActgtcaatgaagttattttTGAGAATGAAAAGCAGGGATCAACACCTCCCTCAGGTTGTGCATCAGCAAATGTTGAATCACTTAAAAGTTCAAAAAAATCTCCAAACAGTACTTTTAGATTGAAAAGAAGTCAGAAAGCAAGTAAGCAGAGGAAAGTATCTCTCGCTCAGGTGAGGTGCTCTGCTAATCCAAATTACCTTCCTAAAGCTTTACACTTGGCCAACCTAAATCTAGTCCCCCACAGTGTTGCTGTATCCGTTACAGTAAGATCCTCCACCCACAGGCAAGACCAATCTCAGTTGATTTCACCTACAGTATGCAGCAGTGTACCTTTAGTGCACCAAGTTAAAAAAAGTTCACCAAAGACATGTGGTGTTATTCACAgttctgctgctggaactttaaATAGACTGTTAAATTATACTAACCCTGTGCCAACTTATGTGCCCAACCTGACTCCTCCATCTGACAGTGATATTAAGCTCCCAGCTCATGGCTACTGCTGCCTGGAGTGTGGCGATTCTTTTGGGCTTGAGAAGAGCCTTGCTTTTCATTATAGTAGGCGGAGTGTGCATATTGAAGTGACCTGCACACACTGCTCAAAAACCCTTGTGTTTTTCAACAGGTGTGCACTCCTAGCACACGCTCGAGATCACAAAAATAAAGGTATGATGATGCAGTGCTCGCAGTTATTCATGAAGCCCATTCCTGTTAATGAGATGTCAATGCCCAGCAAACTTGATTCCCAGCATGAACAGTCTGCATCACAGATGACACTCGGCAGAGGCCTTGTGCGTTCATTTAGAAACCACAATGCAGTGCCTCTCTATCCAGATAAAATCGTCCAGCCACTTAAATGTCTCGAATGCGGTAGTCAGATGTTGGATTATATAGCACTCGCGGGTCACTATCAGAGGTCATCCACAGAGTCTGAGGGTTTG atgtgcaaagttTGCACAATGCTGCTTCCAAACAAATGCAGCTACAGGGCCCACCAGCGAATCCACACCCAAAAGTCCCCTTTCTGCTGCCCTGAGTGTGGGGCTCTCAGTCACGCTGTGGACTTTCAGAAGCATGTAAAGGAGAATTGTCTTCACTATGCACGTAAAGTTGGCTACTC GTGCCTACATTGTGAGACATTTTTCATGTCACTTCCTCTCCTAAAAAGTCACATTGAGGAGAAGCATTGTGAGGTCTTTTATAAGTGCACCATTTGTCCTGTTGCTTTTAAGTCATCTGATGGCTGCCTCATGCATGTCAAGAGTAAGCATGGTGGCAGTGAACCTTTGTATCA GTTAATCCATAAGTGCTCCTGTGAAACTGTTTTTAAGAAGAAACATCTATTGTATCAACATCTCCATCAGCAAACATGTATATTCAGATGTCCTGAATGCACATTGTTCTTCATTCAAAAAATAGCTTTGGTGCAGCATTTCAAG AGGTTTCATGGTGGTGTCTTCAGAGGAGAACAATGCCCAAAGTTTGAGACTGAGTCAGGTTCAAATAAACTGAATAATGCGTCAACAAACCAACGGGCAAAGCAAACCAAAACCAGTAATATGGCTGTCCGAGAAGCTAGAAACTGCTCTAGTTCACACAAGCCCAGCAGTCTGAAGAACATTGACTGGAACTGTGGAGAATGTGCCCTGTGGAtgccagacagagagacatttttctgtCATATGAAGACTAGCCATGGCAAG tcGGTGAAAAGAAATCCTTGCCAGTTGTGCGAAAGGTCCTTCTGTTCCCGCACAAGTCTCAGGCGACACATTCGTATTGATCATGATGGGAAAGTTTACATATGCTG GTATTGCACAAATGAGAGGATGGCCTTCACCCAACTCTCCATGCTAAAGAACCACCTTGGTTTGATGCATGGAATCAAGAACCTAGACATCAGTCATATGGCTAATTTAGTCGCTGAAGAGACAAGCATGGGGTTG GGGTCTAAGAGATCTGCAGCAAAGAACAGTGGGGAGGGAGGAGACAGTGTAACATCAAACACCACACCTTCCAAACATCTGAAAACCCTTTTTCGCTGCTCCAAATGTGGCCTCACCACTGGGGACCTAGGACAGTTCCAAGAACACATACCTCAACACAAAACAGATGCTGAAACACCCCAGTGCCAGCACTGCGGCCTGTGCTTTACATCGCAGGTGGCACTGTGCAGGCACCTCTACATTGTGcacaaggtaaaaaaaaactga
- the znf592 gene encoding zinc finger protein 592 isoform X4, producing the protein MMMQCSQLFMKPIPVNEMSMPSKLDSQHEQSASQMTLGRGLVRSFRNHNAVPLYPDKIVQPLKCLECGSQMLDYIALAGHYQRSSTESEGLMCKVCTMLLPNKCSYRAHQRIHTQKSPFCCPECGALSHAVDFQKHVKENCLHYARKVGYSCLHCETFFMSLPLLKSHIEEKHCEVFYKCTICPVAFKSSDGCLMHVKSKHGGSEPLYQLIHKCSCETVFKKKHLLYQHLHQQTCIFRCPECTLFFIQKIALVQHFKRFHGGVFRGEQCPKFETESGSNKLNNASTNQRAKQTKTSNMAVREARNCSSSHKPSSLKNIDWNCGECALWMPDRETFFCHMKTSHGKSVKRNPCQLCERSFCSRTSLRRHIRIDHDGKVYICWYCTNERMAFTQLSMLKNHLGLMHGIKNLDISHMANLVAEETSMGLGSKRSAAKNSGEGGDSVTSNTTPSKHLKTLFRCSKCGLTTGDLGQFQEHIPQHKTDAETPQCQHCGLCFTSQVALCRHLYIVHKVKKN; encoded by the exons ATGATGATGCAGTGCTCGCAGTTATTCATGAAGCCCATTCCTGTTAATGAGATGTCAATGCCCAGCAAACTTGATTCCCAGCATGAACAGTCTGCATCACAGATGACACTCGGCAGAGGCCTTGTGCGTTCATTTAGAAACCACAATGCAGTGCCTCTCTATCCAGATAAAATCGTCCAGCCACTTAAATGTCTCGAATGCGGTAGTCAGATGTTGGATTATATAGCACTCGCGGGTCACTATCAGAGGTCATCCACAGAGTCTGAGGGTTTG atgtgcaaagttTGCACAATGCTGCTTCCAAACAAATGCAGCTACAGGGCCCACCAGCGAATCCACACCCAAAAGTCCCCTTTCTGCTGCCCTGAGTGTGGGGCTCTCAGTCACGCTGTGGACTTTCAGAAGCATGTAAAGGAGAATTGTCTTCACTATGCACGTAAAGTTGGCTACTC GTGCCTACATTGTGAGACATTTTTCATGTCACTTCCTCTCCTAAAAAGTCACATTGAGGAGAAGCATTGTGAGGTCTTTTATAAGTGCACCATTTGTCCTGTTGCTTTTAAGTCATCTGATGGCTGCCTCATGCATGTCAAGAGTAAGCATGGTGGCAGTGAACCTTTGTATCA GTTAATCCATAAGTGCTCCTGTGAAACTGTTTTTAAGAAGAAACATCTATTGTATCAACATCTCCATCAGCAAACATGTATATTCAGATGTCCTGAATGCACATTGTTCTTCATTCAAAAAATAGCTTTGGTGCAGCATTTCAAG AGGTTTCATGGTGGTGTCTTCAGAGGAGAACAATGCCCAAAGTTTGAGACTGAGTCAGGTTCAAATAAACTGAATAATGCGTCAACAAACCAACGGGCAAAGCAAACCAAAACCAGTAATATGGCTGTCCGAGAAGCTAGAAACTGCTCTAGTTCACACAAGCCCAGCAGTCTGAAGAACATTGACTGGAACTGTGGAGAATGTGCCCTGTGGAtgccagacagagagacatttttctgtCATATGAAGACTAGCCATGGCAAG tcGGTGAAAAGAAATCCTTGCCAGTTGTGCGAAAGGTCCTTCTGTTCCCGCACAAGTCTCAGGCGACACATTCGTATTGATCATGATGGGAAAGTTTACATATGCTG GTATTGCACAAATGAGAGGATGGCCTTCACCCAACTCTCCATGCTAAAGAACCACCTTGGTTTGATGCATGGAATCAAGAACCTAGACATCAGTCATATGGCTAATTTAGTCGCTGAAGAGACAAGCATGGGGTTG GGGTCTAAGAGATCTGCAGCAAAGAACAGTGGGGAGGGAGGAGACAGTGTAACATCAAACACCACACCTTCCAAACATCTGAAAACCCTTTTTCGCTGCTCCAAATGTGGCCTCACCACTGGGGACCTAGGACAGTTCCAAGAACACATACCTCAACACAAAACAGATGCTGAAACACCCCAGTGCCAGCACTGCGGCCTGTGCTTTACATCGCAGGTGGCACTGTGCAGGCACCTCTACATTGTGcacaaggtaaaaaaaaactga
- the znf592 gene encoding zinc finger protein 592 isoform X2, which produces MGDMKTPDFDDLLAAFDIPDATSLDAKEVVQESQDDAEGHLKHPELCMDTTVSVPHPVTALDAPAVSVIVKNTNLQDSFEPLIEKKSSQFLLLNGFKNSSCSLETHLAGHSDYTVLDTSSLNGNCSCSFLGKNPVVYNTEKGPPLSKSNFSPVSNSESEDILSNGINSHGDSYFPNDSLFMSLDTSMSDSHGNSQAYCLIDKSHKKEPGCKIVDSSSSVPDMFQMGGGRSEFIKNLLEKTCGPVDDCTDDTGTSAYPSPETNPSCPRTCVTTQTFLAVAHKENTKVSPKVPISPRGPRSPLEVVKRLMKQPDSPMSICIDSSGKALPAVAAGPPLAIPRVRIKTIKTSSGQMKRTVTSIFPDSEPEDLHSPFGSSPSQSSVEDAFSRMLSVCHSSDTVNEVIFENEKQGSTPPSGCASANVESLKSSKKSPNSTFRLKRSQKASKQRKVSLAQVRCSANPNYLPKALHLANLNLVPHSVAVSVTVRSSTHRQDQSQLISPTVCSSVPLVHQVKKSSPKTCGVIHSSAAGTLNRLLNYTNPVPTYVPNLTPPSDSDIKLPAHGYCCLECGDSFGLEKSLAFHYSRRSVHIEVTCTHCSKTLVFFNRCALLAHARDHKNKGMMMQCSQLFMKPIPVNEMSMPSKLDSQHEQSASQMTLGRGLVRSFRNHNAVPLYPDKIVQPLKCLECGSQMLDYIALAGHYQRSSTESEGLMCKVCTMLLPNKCSYRAHQRIHTQKSPFCCPECGALSHAVDFQKHVKENCLHYARKVGYSCLHCETFFMSLPLLKSHIEEKHCEVFYKCTICPVAFKSSDGCLMHVKSKHGGSEPLYQLIHKCSCETVFKKKHLLYQHLHQQTCIFRCPECTLFFIQKIALVQHFKRFHGGVFRGEQCPKFETESGSNKLNNASTNQRAKQTKTSNMAVREARNCSSSHKPSSLKNIDWNCGECALWMPDRETFFCHMKTSHGKVLHK; this is translated from the exons ATGGGTGACATGAAGACCCCTGATTTTGATGATCTTTTAGCTGCCTTTGACATCCCTGATGCTACCAGTCTGGATGCCAAAGAAGTTGTCCAGGAGAGTCAGGATGATGCAGAGGGCCACCTTAAACACCCAGAGTTGTGCATGGACACCACAGTGTCAGTCCCTCACCCAGTGACCGCATTGGATGCTCCAGCTGTTAGTGTAATAGTGAAAAACACTAATCTTCAGGACTCGTTTGAACCCCTTATTGAGAAAAAGAGTTCACAGTTTCTCCTGCTAAATGGATTTAAGAATTCTTCTTGCTCTCTTGAAACACATCTTGCTGGTCATAGTGATTATACCGTGTTGGATACATCATCGTTGAACGGGAACTGCTCATGTAGTTTCTTGGGAAAAAATCCTGTGGTCTACAATACAGAAAAAGGTCCTCCTCTCTCAAAGTCAAACTTTAGTCCTGTTTCCAACTCAGAGTCAGAAGACATTCTGAGCAATGGAATTAACAGTCATGGAGATTCATATTTTCCAAATGACTCGCTGTTTATGTCTTTAGACACTTCTATGTCAGACAGTCACGGAAACTCACAAGCATACTGCTTGATTGACAAAAGCCATAAAAAAGAACCTGGTTGTAAAATTGTGGACAGTTCCAGCAGTGTTCCAGACATGTTTCAGATGGGAGGTGGGAGATCAGAGTTTATAAAAAATCTGTTGGAAAAGACATGCGGTCCAGTGGATGATTGCACTGATGATACTGGAACAAGTGCATACCCATCTCCTGAAACTAATCCTTCCTGTCCTCGTACATGTGTCACGACTCAGACCTTCTTAGCGGTGGCTCATAAGGAGAACACAAAGGTTAGTCCCAAAGTGCCTATATCACCAAGGGGCCCAAGAAGCCCTCTCGAAGTAGTTAAACGGTTAATGAAACAACCTGACAGCCCTATGAGTATATGTATTGACAGCAGTGGAAAAGCATTGCCTGCTGTGGCTGCAGGCCCACCCCTAGCCATTCCAAGAGTCagaataaaaacaatcaaaacTTCCTCTGGACAAATGAAACGGACTGTTACTAGCATATTTCCAGATTCTGAACCTGAAGATCTCCACTCACCTTTTGGGTCATCGCCATCTCAGTCATCAGTTGAGGATGCCTTTTCTAGGATGTTGTCTGTATGTCATTCCAGTGATActgtcaatgaagttattttTGAGAATGAAAAGCAGGGATCAACACCTCCCTCAGGTTGTGCATCAGCAAATGTTGAATCACTTAAAAGTTCAAAAAAATCTCCAAACAGTACTTTTAGATTGAAAAGAAGTCAGAAAGCAAGTAAGCAGAGGAAAGTATCTCTCGCTCAGGTGAGGTGCTCTGCTAATCCAAATTACCTTCCTAAAGCTTTACACTTGGCCAACCTAAATCTAGTCCCCCACAGTGTTGCTGTATCCGTTACAGTAAGATCCTCCACCCACAGGCAAGACCAATCTCAGTTGATTTCACCTACAGTATGCAGCAGTGTACCTTTAGTGCACCAAGTTAAAAAAAGTTCACCAAAGACATGTGGTGTTATTCACAgttctgctgctggaactttaaATAGACTGTTAAATTATACTAACCCTGTGCCAACTTATGTGCCCAACCTGACTCCTCCATCTGACAGTGATATTAAGCTCCCAGCTCATGGCTACTGCTGCCTGGAGTGTGGCGATTCTTTTGGGCTTGAGAAGAGCCTTGCTTTTCATTATAGTAGGCGGAGTGTGCATATTGAAGTGACCTGCACACACTGCTCAAAAACCCTTGTGTTTTTCAACAGGTGTGCACTCCTAGCACACGCTCGAGATCACAAAAATAAAGGTATGATGATGCAGTGCTCGCAGTTATTCATGAAGCCCATTCCTGTTAATGAGATGTCAATGCCCAGCAAACTTGATTCCCAGCATGAACAGTCTGCATCACAGATGACACTCGGCAGAGGCCTTGTGCGTTCATTTAGAAACCACAATGCAGTGCCTCTCTATCCAGATAAAATCGTCCAGCCACTTAAATGTCTCGAATGCGGTAGTCAGATGTTGGATTATATAGCACTCGCGGGTCACTATCAGAGGTCATCCACAGAGTCTGAGGGTTTG atgtgcaaagttTGCACAATGCTGCTTCCAAACAAATGCAGCTACAGGGCCCACCAGCGAATCCACACCCAAAAGTCCCCTTTCTGCTGCCCTGAGTGTGGGGCTCTCAGTCACGCTGTGGACTTTCAGAAGCATGTAAAGGAGAATTGTCTTCACTATGCACGTAAAGTTGGCTACTC GTGCCTACATTGTGAGACATTTTTCATGTCACTTCCTCTCCTAAAAAGTCACATTGAGGAGAAGCATTGTGAGGTCTTTTATAAGTGCACCATTTGTCCTGTTGCTTTTAAGTCATCTGATGGCTGCCTCATGCATGTCAAGAGTAAGCATGGTGGCAGTGAACCTTTGTATCA GTTAATCCATAAGTGCTCCTGTGAAACTGTTTTTAAGAAGAAACATCTATTGTATCAACATCTCCATCAGCAAACATGTATATTCAGATGTCCTGAATGCACATTGTTCTTCATTCAAAAAATAGCTTTGGTGCAGCATTTCAAG AGGTTTCATGGTGGTGTCTTCAGAGGAGAACAATGCCCAAAGTTTGAGACTGAGTCAGGTTCAAATAAACTGAATAATGCGTCAACAAACCAACGGGCAAAGCAAACCAAAACCAGTAATATGGCTGTCCGAGAAGCTAGAAACTGCTCTAGTTCACACAAGCCCAGCAGTCTGAAGAACATTGACTGGAACTGTGGAGAATGTGCCCTGTGGAtgccagacagagagacatttttctgtCATATGAAGACTAGCCATGGCAAG GTATTGCACAAATGA